In Glycine max cultivar Williams 82 chromosome 7, Glycine_max_v4.0, whole genome shotgun sequence, a single window of DNA contains:
- the LOC121175208 gene encoding uncharacterized protein, whose product MGDSLSFEDIGDRWMYYSDHLAIGEQICLVPGQCALDYMDWFFRISHPFITPTQAADPPRHPPVPQHDTYGEPDIPEVSMAPEAGPSDAPSDVEQPRHAVDACQAIAEKLEWLLKLRIITTDTEVHEVMEDCIRIATVVTTDGNVYVGA is encoded by the exons ATGGGTGACAGCTTGTCATTTGAAGATATTGGCGATAGGTGGATGTATTACTCCGACCATCTAGCAATAGGGGAACAAATTTGTCTTGTGCCTGGCCAGTGTGCACTAGATTACATGGACTGGTTCTTCAGGATCTCTCATCCGTTCATCACACCCACACAGGCAGCTGATCCACCCAGACATCCACCTGTCCCACAGCATGACACATATGGGGAGCCAGATATCCCTGAGGTCTCAATGGCACCAGAAGCTGGACCTTCAGATGCACCTTCTGATGTGGAGCAGcctagacatgcagtg GATGCGTGCCAAGCGATCGCAGAAAAGTTGGAGTGGTTGCTCAAGCTAAGGATAATCACTACAGACACAGAGGTACATGAGGTCATGGAAGACTGCATCAGGATCGCTACGGTTGTCACAACAGATGGGAATGTTTATGTTGGGGCGTGA